The Spodoptera frugiperda isolate SF20-4 chromosome 9, AGI-APGP_CSIRO_Sfru_2.0, whole genome shotgun sequence genome contains a region encoding:
- the LOC118271314 gene encoding U8-agatoxin-Ao1a isoform X2, translating to MPRAGALLLALAAVLLAAEWAHASYIDPGDDDVEVNLSDYGEDPADLQLLQDVGKRACVKRGGNCDHRPGDCCHSSSCRCNLWGSNCRCQRMGLFQKWG from the exons ATGCCGCGCGCCGGCGCACTCCTGCTGGCGTTAGCGGCCGTCCTACTCGCCGCTGAGTGGGCTCATGCATCATACATTGACCCTG GAGACGACGACGTTGAAGTGAACCTGTCTGATTACGGAGAAGACCCCGCCGATCTACAGCTGCTGCAGGATGTTGGAAA GCGCGCCTGTGTGAAGCGAGGAGGCAACTGCGACCATCGGCCTGGCGACTGCTGCCATTCCTCCTCGTGCAGGTGCAACCTCTGGGGCTCCAACTGCCGCTGCCAGCGCATGGGGCTCTTCCAGAAGTGGGGGTAG
- the LOC118271314 gene encoding U8-agatoxin-Ao1a isoform X1: protein MPRAGALLLALAAVLLAAEWAHASYIDPGDDDVEVNLSDYGEDPADLQLLQDVGKRSSLIYVFRRACVKRGGNCDHRPGDCCHSSSCRCNLWGSNCRCQRMGLFQKWG from the exons ATGCCGCGCGCCGGCGCACTCCTGCTGGCGTTAGCGGCCGTCCTACTCGCCGCTGAGTGGGCTCATGCATCATACATTGACCCTG GAGACGACGACGTTGAAGTGAACCTGTCTGATTACGGAGAAGACCCCGCCGATCTACAGCTGCTGCAGGATGTTGGAAA ACGATCGTCGCTGATCTACGTTTTCAGGCGCGCCTGTGTGAAGCGAGGAGGCAACTGCGACCATCGGCCTGGCGACTGCTGCCATTCCTCCTCGTGCAGGTGCAACCTCTGGGGCTCCAACTGCCGCTGCCAGCGCATGGGGCTCTTCCAGAAGTGGGGGTAG